A region from the Leptospirillum ferriphilum ML-04 genome encodes:
- a CDS encoding proline dehydrogenase family protein, with translation MGEHAEDAKRYIAGTTMTEALEKARLLNKEGIGTLLVPLECEREEAAFEKRVEELKELSRQMGMKMIRGGISVRLSDFGFREQKDRAVERLVRVIRAAEEYALAIWIDMEEPEVVEDTLETYLDLRKKFPHLSITLQSRLDRTSQDLRRVIGARGRIRLVKGEFSDPSGKSSDDPEGIRRRYLGDMELLFSEGAMFAIATHDEQILEGASKLQKSHPRMMEFQMYLGVREDRIRTLLFEGGFPVTLYLPFGPSPGGYLHRTGLQGEKGKK, from the coding sequence ATGGGAGAGCATGCAGAGGATGCCAAGCGATATATCGCCGGAACCACGATGACGGAAGCTCTCGAAAAAGCCCGTCTGCTCAATAAGGAGGGGATTGGAACGCTCCTTGTCCCTCTGGAGTGCGAACGCGAGGAGGCGGCATTCGAAAAGAGGGTGGAAGAGCTGAAAGAGTTGTCCCGGCAGATGGGGATGAAAATGATCCGGGGAGGGATTTCGGTTCGTCTGTCGGACTTTGGGTTTCGGGAACAGAAGGACAGAGCGGTCGAACGCCTGGTCCGTGTCATTCGAGCCGCGGAAGAGTATGCCCTGGCCATCTGGATCGACATGGAAGAGCCCGAAGTCGTGGAAGACACTCTTGAAACCTATCTCGACCTCCGGAAAAAGTTTCCTCATCTTTCGATCACACTGCAGTCTCGTCTCGACCGGACCAGCCAGGACTTAAGGCGCGTGATCGGGGCACGCGGACGGATTCGTCTCGTCAAGGGGGAGTTTTCTGACCCGTCCGGGAAATCTTCGGACGATCCGGAGGGAATACGGAGACGTTATCTCGGGGACATGGAGCTTCTCTTTTCCGAAGGCGCGATGTTTGCGATCGCCACCCACGACGAGCAGATTCTGGAAGGGGCTTCGAAATTGCAAAAAAGTCATCCCCGTATGATGGAGTTTCAGATGTATCTGGGAGTTCGGGAGGATCGGATCCGTACCCTTTTGTTCGAAGGCGGTTTTCCGGTAACCCTGTACCTGCCTTTCGGGCCTTCTCCCGGAGGGTATCTTCATCGTACCGGGCTTCAGGGAGAAAAAGGGAAGAAGTAA
- a CDS encoding NADH-quinone oxidoreductase subunit N has translation MSFSAVNILGTMPEIYLTFFGCILLILETMVPKEKRSWLAYFTIIALVFAMVASIGLNGKGLPLYSGLYIIDPFSNFFKITIYAAGIITVLLSLPYLEQEDIHFGEYYAFLLFAIVGMMVMVSAGDLITLFLGIELMSLCFYVLVGLKREDTRSVEAAFKYFLLGAFSSAIFLFGISFLYGASGTETISGLANFINNPGALKPMVIAGMILTLVGFTFKVSAVPFHMWTPDVYEGAPTVVTGFMAAAAKIAAFGVFLRVFWVAFSGNRHDWDLLIILISILSMAVGNLVAILQTNLKRMLAYSSIGHAGYALMGLLLPNRESLFALLFYAFTYVFMTLGAFGIILMMRKKGVEGEEISDFTGLHKSHPVAAFAMLIFMFSLAGIPPFGGFLAKFYIFFAVIHAGYTWLAVLGVLFAAIGAYYYIKIVMAMYMKDPQESVVFHSTPMGRLALLLTAGTTMLLGVYPAPFVAYIKSSLALFVP, from the coding sequence ATGAGTTTTTCGGCGGTCAATATTCTCGGAACGATGCCCGAGATTTATCTCACTTTTTTTGGATGTATCCTCCTGATACTCGAAACGATGGTTCCAAAAGAGAAAAGATCCTGGCTAGCCTACTTTACAATCATCGCCCTGGTCTTTGCGATGGTGGCCTCCATTGGACTGAATGGCAAAGGACTACCCCTATACAGCGGACTTTATATCATCGACCCCTTTTCAAACTTCTTCAAGATAACTATCTATGCTGCTGGCATTATTACGGTCTTGTTGTCCTTGCCCTATCTTGAACAAGAAGATATCCATTTTGGTGAATACTATGCTTTCTTGCTCTTTGCCATTGTCGGCATGATGGTCATGGTTTCGGCAGGGGATCTGATTACTCTGTTTCTCGGCATTGAACTCATGTCCCTGTGTTTCTATGTGCTTGTCGGTCTGAAAAGAGAAGATACCCGTTCCGTTGAAGCGGCGTTCAAGTATTTTCTTCTGGGAGCATTTTCTTCAGCCATCTTTCTTTTCGGAATCTCTTTCCTGTATGGAGCCTCCGGAACGGAAACCATCAGCGGCCTTGCAAATTTTATCAATAACCCGGGTGCCCTCAAACCGATGGTGATCGCCGGAATGATCCTGACCCTTGTCGGGTTCACCTTTAAGGTTTCTGCGGTTCCTTTCCACATGTGGACCCCGGATGTTTATGAAGGGGCGCCAACGGTGGTGACCGGGTTTATGGCAGCGGCGGCAAAGATAGCGGCTTTCGGTGTTTTCCTCCGCGTATTCTGGGTCGCCTTTTCCGGAAACCGTCACGACTGGGATCTTCTGATTATACTGATCTCCATTCTTTCCATGGCCGTCGGAAATCTTGTCGCCATTCTCCAGACAAACCTGAAAAGAATGTTGGCTTACTCTTCAATAGGACATGCAGGCTATGCTTTAATGGGGCTCCTTCTCCCGAATCGTGAAAGCCTTTTTGCCCTTCTTTTCTATGCGTTCACATATGTTTTTATGACACTTGGTGCTTTTGGCATCATCTTGATGATGCGCAAAAAAGGTGTTGAGGGGGAAGAAATTTCTGACTTTACGGGACTGCACAAGAGTCACCCGGTTGCGGCTTTTGCCATGCTGATTTTTATGTTTTCTCTGGCGGGGATTCCACCCTTTGGAGGATTCCTGGCAAAATTTTATATCTTTTTTGCTGTGATCCATGCCGGTTATACATGGCTGGCGGTTCTGGGTGTCCTTTTTGCCGCTATCGGTGCATACTATTACATCAAGATCGTCATGGCCATGTATATGAAGGATCCCCAGGAGAGTGTCGTTTTTCATAGCACTCCCATGGGACGACTGGCTTTGCTGCTCACTGCGGGAACGACGATGCTTCTTGGGGTTTACCCGGCGCCTTTTGTGGCGTATATCAAATCCTCCCTGGCCCTCTTTGTCCCCTGA
- a CDS encoding DEAD/DEAH box helicase produces the protein MSWTWKMLSGSVQERKATKPSESRQTDNEWKGRFIRALSTLPPLVVRLGKASQSRARLLGTVARTERLELSILFEDSLDRSPTSISYRSHEETVLGECAHCSRGWSPLEDACAHVQGGAFLFLSSLEKLPLPGEPGPVADPQPSFQAYAPSRPSGVFLSRLPPDWGFLIRTGLRQAMSHRSYLDWSNRFRQPTGHRLPEYSFWKAFHELFFLEEIREWKGERYPLFFPKPEIPSDALFNMDRLPFYRPGESAPVPWRLAQPSWHFEGRWMSGETGMRFQGVWHTGAEVFPARGTRWLERKHLRVLDARSAFVLLPDAFPLPLTLNPFLECDADTDVPLEEWTDRLAMAIELGKHTRIRFLWNGTLLEEAFSVHESWEPRIDLSYTEGQGLKICPSVQSRQVRIPLFGPERNLQPDIHVRLDGLKTEFLKRDRQKELLLRNAVERTLRKSSTTSWIHLTEEEARLFWKSGWSELEQEGFSRGEVESLSGQLLSGSLACHVLFDLGEENEVLAKGYLSVGEKIFPIPSVSSEEDDPFVRLSDNERVLLDRRMSEQIEMLSLLFQFDAAGQSRLTPHAAGMILLHRLDLDIRVEEKVRQQIRPYMEPSVGTTEEKEPGPGFQGQLRVYQKQGVGWLLRLRERGLHGILADEMGLGKTVTTLAFLSHILDGQPVLAVLIVVPASLVYNWEKEVRQFLPNVPCTIYHGSQRQLAGRDFPAHGLVVTTYGTVRNDIDFLSERRFSMVILDEAQTIKNPESGISLAISRLRGDFRLALSGTPLENNLVDLWSLFRFLFPGLLGSRKFFEERYVQGKGSPLWQKERIGWLRTLVSPLVLRRTKKDVLADLPEKTVVDHWVEPGEEERTAYREILLRGKEEIRAVSKDRKAFRMNMLALLLRLRLFCCHPDLVPNPKGISVPAPAKFMETLAKIREALADGHRILLFSQFTGMLDILENALRKDGILFSRLDGKTPPKERQRLVEEFQRQKPDSPSVFLSSLKAGGVGLTLTNADFVFHYDPWWNPQVENQATDRSHRIGQKRPVFVYRMLTRGTVEEKVKALKEEKLELFDLVMGEGQPVAQEWLSRQLENLLEWDSTDIL, from the coding sequence TTGTCCTGGACCTGGAAAATGTTGTCCGGATCCGTACAGGAGAGGAAGGCCACGAAGCCATCTGAATCCCGACAGACCGATAACGAATGGAAGGGCCGGTTCATAAGGGCTCTTTCCACTCTGCCTCCTCTTGTGGTTCGCCTGGGAAAGGCCAGCCAATCTCGCGCCAGGCTACTGGGGACGGTCGCCCGGACTGAACGACTGGAACTCTCGATCCTGTTTGAAGATTCCTTGGACAGGTCGCCGACAAGCATCTCCTATCGTTCCCATGAAGAGACCGTCCTCGGGGAATGTGCACATTGTTCCCGGGGTTGGAGCCCTCTGGAAGATGCCTGTGCTCATGTTCAGGGAGGAGCGTTCCTTTTTCTCTCCTCTCTCGAAAAATTGCCACTCCCGGGAGAACCGGGACCTGTCGCCGACCCCCAACCTTCTTTTCAGGCCTATGCGCCCTCCCGCCCCTCAGGGGTTTTTCTGAGCCGTCTTCCTCCGGACTGGGGTTTTCTGATCCGGACCGGTCTGCGCCAGGCGATGTCTCACCGTTCCTACCTGGACTGGAGCAATCGATTCCGCCAGCCGACAGGGCATCGCCTGCCAGAGTATTCTTTCTGGAAGGCGTTTCACGAGCTGTTTTTTCTTGAGGAAATCCGGGAATGGAAGGGAGAACGGTATCCATTGTTCTTTCCCAAACCGGAGATTCCTTCCGACGCTCTGTTCAATATGGACCGGCTCCCTTTTTATCGTCCTGGAGAGTCAGCCCCGGTGCCATGGAGGCTTGCCCAGCCTTCCTGGCATTTTGAGGGAAGATGGATGTCCGGGGAGACGGGGATGCGGTTTCAGGGAGTCTGGCATACCGGAGCGGAGGTCTTTCCGGCCCGAGGAACCCGATGGCTTGAGCGAAAGCATCTCCGGGTCCTGGATGCGCGTTCCGCTTTCGTCCTGCTCCCGGATGCTTTTCCTCTTCCCCTGACCCTGAACCCTTTTCTGGAATGCGATGCCGACACAGACGTTCCCCTGGAGGAATGGACGGACAGACTGGCCATGGCAATCGAACTCGGAAAGCATACGCGGATCCGTTTTCTCTGGAACGGAACTCTCCTGGAGGAAGCATTTTCCGTCCATGAAAGCTGGGAGCCCCGGATCGATTTGTCCTATACGGAAGGACAGGGGTTAAAAATATGTCCGTCTGTCCAGAGTCGGCAAGTGCGGATCCCTCTTTTTGGCCCGGAGAGAAATCTTCAGCCGGACATTCATGTCCGACTGGACGGCTTGAAAACCGAATTTCTGAAAAGGGATCGCCAGAAAGAGCTCTTGCTGCGCAACGCAGTCGAAAGAACGCTCCGGAAATCCTCCACCACATCCTGGATCCATCTGACCGAGGAAGAAGCACGCCTCTTCTGGAAATCCGGATGGAGCGAACTGGAGCAGGAGGGGTTCTCCCGGGGAGAGGTGGAGTCTCTTTCGGGTCAGCTTCTCTCGGGATCCTTGGCCTGCCATGTTCTTTTTGACTTGGGGGAAGAGAACGAGGTTCTGGCAAAAGGGTACCTGTCTGTCGGAGAGAAGATATTTCCCATTCCCTCGGTGTCTTCGGAGGAGGACGATCCGTTTGTCCGGCTCTCCGATAACGAAAGAGTCCTTCTCGATCGGCGAATGTCCGAGCAAATCGAAATGCTTTCGCTTCTTTTCCAGTTTGACGCTGCCGGGCAAAGCCGACTCACCCCGCACGCCGCCGGAATGATCCTCCTCCATCGACTGGATCTGGATATCCGCGTGGAGGAAAAAGTCCGGCAGCAGATTCGTCCTTACATGGAACCGTCTGTCGGGACGACGGAAGAAAAAGAGCCGGGTCCGGGATTTCAAGGGCAGTTGAGGGTGTATCAGAAGCAGGGTGTCGGATGGCTTTTGCGGCTTCGGGAAAGGGGCCTGCACGGGATTCTGGCTGATGAAATGGGACTCGGAAAAACCGTGACAACCCTGGCTTTCCTCTCTCATATTCTGGATGGCCAGCCGGTCCTGGCAGTGCTCATCGTTGTGCCGGCTTCACTCGTTTACAACTGGGAAAAGGAAGTTCGCCAGTTTTTACCGAACGTGCCCTGCACGATTTATCATGGGTCCCAGAGACAACTGGCCGGTCGGGATTTTCCGGCACATGGACTTGTGGTGACGACGTACGGAACGGTCCGGAACGATATCGATTTTTTGTCGGAACGGCGGTTTTCCATGGTGATCCTGGATGAAGCCCAGACCATCAAGAACCCAGAGTCTGGAATTTCATTGGCGATCTCGCGTCTCCGGGGGGATTTTCGTCTGGCCCTGAGCGGAACCCCCCTCGAAAACAATCTGGTGGATCTTTGGAGTCTTTTCCGTTTTCTGTTTCCCGGTCTTCTGGGATCGAGAAAATTCTTTGAAGAACGCTATGTGCAGGGAAAAGGGAGTCCTCTCTGGCAAAAGGAACGGATCGGATGGCTCAGGACACTTGTGTCCCCCCTTGTCTTACGGCGCACCAAAAAGGACGTTCTGGCGGATTTGCCGGAGAAAACCGTTGTCGATCATTGGGTGGAGCCCGGAGAGGAGGAAAGAACGGCATACCGGGAGATTCTCCTGAGGGGAAAGGAGGAGATCCGGGCTGTTTCGAAAGATCGAAAAGCGTTTCGCATGAACATGTTGGCTCTGCTTCTGCGCCTTCGTCTCTTTTGCTGTCATCCCGACCTGGTTCCGAACCCGAAAGGGATTTCCGTTCCCGCTCCGGCCAAGTTCATGGAAACACTTGCCAAAATCCGGGAAGCTCTGGCCGATGGTCACCGGATTCTCCTTTTCAGCCAGTTTACGGGGATGCTCGACATTCTGGAAAACGCTCTCCGCAAGGACGGGATCCTGTTTTCCCGTCTGGACGGGAAGACGCCACCAAAAGAGAGACAACGGCTGGTGGAGGAGTTCCAGCGTCAAAAACCCGATTCTCCCTCTGTTTTTTTATCCAGTCTGAAGGCCGGTGGCGTGGGTCTGACATTGACGAATGCGGATTTTGTATTCCACTATGATCCCTGGTGGAACCCGCAGGTGGAAAATCAGGCCACCGACCGGTCCCACCGGATTGGTCAGAAACGGCCGGTTTTCGTCTACAGGATGCTGACCCGGGGAACGGTGGAGGAAAAAGTCAAAGCGCTCAAGGAAGAAAAACTGGAACTCTTTGATCTGGTGATGGGGGAGGGTCAGCCTGTGGCCCAGGAATGGCTTTCCCGGCAACTTGAGAATTTGCTGGAATGGGATTCGACAGACATCTTATAA
- a CDS encoding oxidative damage protection protein: MAVVHCTRCGADAEGLENPPFPSALGKEIQDSVCRVCWSAWEDMRVKVINEYRLNLGMPEHRNMLVNITREFFNLPKPQS, from the coding sequence ATGGCCGTGGTCCATTGCACACGTTGTGGCGCCGATGCGGAAGGTCTCGAAAATCCTCCGTTTCCGTCCGCCCTTGGGAAAGAAATACAGGACTCTGTCTGCCGGGTTTGCTGGTCGGCCTGGGAAGACATGCGCGTCAAGGTGATCAATGAATACCGCCTGAATCTCGGCATGCCCGAACACAGGAATATGCTTGTGAACATCACCCGGGAATTCTTCAACCTGCCAAAACCGCAATCCTGA
- a CDS encoding P-II family nitrogen regulator, translating into MKMIVAIIRPSRLEFVRDALLNEGILGMTVSDVRGYGRQKGQVEQYRGSRMQIDFLPKIKIEVVVGANLFDKALQTIRDAARTDHIGDGKIFVLDLENVVRIRTGEEGHEAI; encoded by the coding sequence ATGAAAATGATCGTGGCGATAATTCGCCCCAGCCGGTTGGAGTTTGTCCGGGACGCTCTGTTGAACGAAGGAATTCTGGGAATGACAGTCAGTGACGTCCGCGGATATGGCCGTCAAAAGGGTCAGGTGGAGCAATACAGAGGATCCCGAATGCAGATCGATTTTCTCCCGAAGATCAAAATTGAAGTAGTCGTCGGAGCGAATTTGTTCGATAAGGCGCTGCAGACCATTCGGGATGCGGCTCGAACGGACCATATTGGGGACGGGAAAATTTTTGTCCTGGACCTGGAAAATGTTGTCCGGATCCGTACAGGAGAGGAAGGCCACGAAGCCATCTGA
- the lexA gene encoding transcriptional repressor LexA: MRETKALTSRQREVFEFILKWMRETRLPPTLSEVAQFLGVPYPKSAATHLDALEKKGFIQRSPGKARGILLTPLGESYQMDRLVENIVEIPIVGRIRAGRLTGSEIVPDGTLAVPLSLFSEKPDFVLQIRGDSMNGAGILDGDMAFIRKTREARNGDLIVAHIQGEMTLKQLIVEKRQIILRAANPLYADIRVSPDDEAALVQGKMIGLFRDQRTNGGRNWS, translated from the coding sequence ATGAGAGAAACAAAAGCATTGACGTCTCGCCAACGGGAAGTCTTTGAGTTTATTCTCAAATGGATGCGGGAAACCCGTCTCCCTCCAACTCTTTCCGAAGTCGCCCAATTTCTTGGTGTCCCTTATCCAAAAAGTGCTGCAACTCATCTGGATGCACTTGAGAAAAAGGGGTTTATCCAACGCTCACCGGGAAAAGCGCGGGGTATTCTTCTCACTCCGCTGGGTGAGAGCTACCAGATGGACCGCCTGGTTGAGAACATCGTTGAAATTCCAATTGTTGGACGCATTCGGGCAGGACGCCTTACGGGATCCGAAATCGTTCCGGACGGGACCCTTGCCGTTCCGTTGTCCCTTTTTTCGGAAAAACCGGATTTTGTGCTCCAAATTCGTGGCGACAGCATGAATGGCGCAGGGATCCTGGATGGTGACATGGCTTTTATCCGAAAGACCCGGGAGGCGCGCAACGGAGATTTAATCGTGGCGCATATACAGGGGGAAATGACGCTGAAACAACTGATTGTTGAAAAAAGACAAATCATTCTTCGCGCCGCGAACCCTCTTTATGCCGATATCCGTGTCTCTCCGGATGACGAAGCGGCCCTGGTCCAGGGGAAGATGATCGGTCTGTTCCGGGATCAGCGAACGAATGGGGGACGGAATTGGAGCTGA
- a CDS encoding NADH-quinone oxidoreductase subunit M: MTFLSVPILTFLIFFPIVGALLLLPFRAIPGSEKTVRVLALVLTCVEFLISLDLVLGMNPGSFRMQFTEDHLWIPFANIHYSLGVDGISIVLIIMTTFLLPMCVLTSWKGISTRVVEFMMTLLILEGIMVGVFAATDFVLFYVFWESMLIPMYLIIGVWGGPNRLYATIKFFLYTLAGSLLLLLVIISLYFVGGHTFNIVQLMGQHYSMLFQEFAFVAMFVAFAVKVPMFPFHTWLPDAHVEAPTAGSVILASVMLKMGAYGFLRFSLPMFPEASHFFTPLIFGLSLAGIVWGALMALAQEDMKKLIAYSSVSHMGIVTLGIFVFNYQGLEGALMGMINHGVTTGALFLCVGVLYDRTHSRQLSDYGGIAKVMPVFSTMFMIFSMSSLGLPGLNSFIGEFLVLLGTFRQHSALAVLATTVIILAALYMLYLLTRVIWGVYSPREWSLPDLNRLEWASLLPLAALVFWIGLEPNPVLGLLHASVSHLIGQVQGIAPMASLR; encoded by the coding sequence ATGACATTTTTATCCGTCCCAATCCTGACTTTTTTGATCTTCTTTCCTATCGTCGGAGCCTTACTTCTCCTCCCGTTTCGGGCAATCCCCGGGTCGGAAAAAACTGTTCGAGTCCTCGCCCTCGTCCTGACCTGTGTTGAATTTTTGATTTCACTTGATCTTGTCCTGGGAATGAATCCGGGTTCTTTTCGGATGCAGTTTACCGAAGATCATCTTTGGATCCCGTTTGCCAATATCCACTATTCCCTTGGTGTTGACGGGATTAGCATCGTCCTGATCATCATGACAACATTCCTTTTGCCCATGTGCGTGCTGACCTCCTGGAAAGGAATTTCCACGCGTGTCGTTGAATTCATGATGACTCTTCTGATCTTGGAAGGGATCATGGTCGGAGTGTTTGCGGCAACGGATTTTGTCCTGTTTTACGTCTTTTGGGAATCCATGTTGATTCCGATGTATTTGATTATCGGTGTCTGGGGCGGTCCAAACCGTCTGTATGCAACAATCAAGTTTTTCCTTTACACCCTGGCCGGGTCGCTTCTCCTTCTTCTTGTCATTATTTCTCTCTACTTTGTCGGTGGGCATACGTTTAATATTGTCCAGCTCATGGGCCAACATTACTCCATGCTTTTTCAGGAATTCGCCTTTGTCGCCATGTTTGTTGCCTTTGCCGTCAAAGTCCCGATGTTTCCCTTTCATACTTGGCTGCCTGATGCCCACGTTGAAGCCCCAACCGCGGGATCGGTCATTTTGGCGTCTGTTATGCTGAAGATGGGGGCTTACGGTTTCTTGCGGTTTTCATTGCCGATGTTTCCGGAAGCCTCTCATTTTTTTACGCCATTGATTTTCGGCCTCTCTCTCGCGGGAATTGTGTGGGGTGCTTTAATGGCCCTGGCTCAAGAAGACATGAAGAAATTGATTGCTTATTCTTCAGTCAGTCATATGGGGATCGTCACGCTCGGAATATTTGTCTTCAATTATCAGGGGCTTGAAGGCGCCCTGATGGGTATGATCAACCATGGTGTGACGACGGGTGCTCTTTTTCTTTGCGTTGGGGTCCTCTATGACCGTACCCATTCTCGTCAGCTTTCGGATTATGGCGGGATTGCCAAGGTTATGCCTGTTTTTTCGACAATGTTCATGATTTTTTCCATGTCTTCTCTTGGACTCCCCGGGCTGAATTCGTTCATTGGAGAATTCCTCGTCCTTCTCGGAACGTTCCGTCAACATTCTGCCTTGGCGGTCCTGGCAACAACTGTCATCATCCTTGCAGCGTTGTACATGCTTTATCTTCTGACCCGGGTGATTTGGGGGGTCTATTCTCCGAGAGAGTGGTCCCTTCCTGACCTGAACCGTCTAGAATGGGCTTCTCTTCTGCCATTGGCGGCCTTAGTTTTCTGGATTGGCCTGGAACCCAATCCCGTCCTGGGTCTTTTGCACGCCAGCGTTTCACATTTGATTGGGCAGGTTCAGGGAATTGCCCCGATGGCTTCCCTTCGTTAA
- a CDS encoding ammonium transporter — protein MFFRKNFPELQFYRQKRRFFWSLLAGGGGCLSDISSVWADAPSESQAMEGMDTLWVVVAAILVLFMQAGFAFLETGLSRGKNAGHLATKNLVILGVSSLVFWAIGFGISFSDGNPIVGMHGFFVNPFGPDADRLFPSLSYSDATMASKILFQTAFCAVSLAIVWGGMAERVRFPVYIIFGTVFSGLIYPVVGHWIWGNGWLSRLGMQDFAGSTVVHLQGALSALAGTLLLGPRLGKYRDRKVPLPIPGHNIPFVILGTMILWLGWFGFNPGSTLGVNIPAPGYFAYVAMTTNLAAAAGVLAATFMSWALLKAPDMSMMANGALAALVAITASCAFVTPLLSVVIGAIAGVIAVIGVLWVDRKGIDDPVGAVSVHGMAGIWGTLSTGLFAAPDRVRLVGVGQPGLFYGGGWHQLGVQFLGIMAVSVYVFSVSLLVFYLIRVGTGLRVTAAQEAIGLDFAEHKMWGYPDAVRASAGATQPISRDPQNDAAPTETETYTERAGGGQG, from the coding sequence ATGTTCTTTCGGAAAAATTTTCCGGAACTTCAGTTCTATAGGCAGAAGAGACGTTTTTTTTGGAGTCTTCTGGCAGGAGGCGGAGGATGCCTTTCCGATATTTCCTCCGTCTGGGCGGACGCTCCTTCTGAAAGTCAGGCGATGGAAGGGATGGATACCCTCTGGGTTGTCGTCGCAGCCATTCTGGTTCTGTTTATGCAGGCCGGTTTCGCGTTTTTGGAAACGGGGCTTTCCAGAGGAAAAAACGCTGGTCATCTGGCAACAAAAAACCTGGTGATCCTTGGTGTCAGTTCCCTGGTGTTCTGGGCAATCGGTTTTGGTATCTCCTTTTCCGACGGAAATCCTATTGTTGGAATGCATGGATTTTTTGTCAATCCGTTCGGTCCTGATGCGGACAGGCTTTTTCCATCTCTTTCCTACTCTGACGCAACCATGGCTTCCAAGATTCTTTTCCAGACAGCTTTTTGTGCCGTTTCACTGGCGATTGTCTGGGGAGGGATGGCAGAACGTGTCCGATTCCCGGTTTATATCATTTTCGGAACGGTTTTTTCGGGGCTGATCTATCCGGTTGTCGGTCACTGGATATGGGGAAACGGTTGGTTGTCCCGACTTGGGATGCAGGACTTTGCCGGTTCGACCGTGGTCCATCTTCAGGGTGCGTTATCCGCCCTGGCGGGGACACTTCTTTTGGGACCCCGGCTCGGGAAATACCGGGACAGAAAAGTTCCTCTCCCGATTCCGGGGCACAATATCCCCTTCGTCATTTTGGGAACCATGATCCTGTGGCTCGGATGGTTTGGTTTCAATCCAGGAAGCACGCTTGGAGTCAATATCCCCGCACCCGGATATTTTGCCTACGTTGCGATGACAACGAATCTGGCCGCTGCGGCCGGGGTTCTGGCCGCGACATTCATGTCCTGGGCGCTCCTGAAAGCGCCCGATATGTCCATGATGGCAAATGGAGCACTTGCAGCTCTTGTTGCCATCACGGCATCATGCGCGTTTGTCACGCCTCTCCTTTCTGTAGTGATCGGCGCCATTGCGGGTGTCATCGCGGTGATCGGCGTTCTCTGGGTTGACAGGAAAGGAATCGATGACCCGGTCGGTGCGGTGTCTGTGCATGGAATGGCCGGAATATGGGGGACGCTCTCGACGGGGTTGTTTGCCGCACCCGACCGGGTTCGTCTTGTCGGTGTCGGGCAGCCCGGGCTTTTTTATGGCGGGGGATGGCACCAGCTTGGAGTTCAGTTTCTTGGGATTATGGCGGTTTCCGTGTATGTCTTTTCAGTTTCCCTGCTGGTGTTTTATCTGATCCGGGTAGGGACTGGTCTTCGGGTGACGGCGGCGCAGGAAGCGATCGGCCTGGATTTTGCCGAACACAAGATGTGGGGTTATCCAGATGCTGTTCGTGCATCTGCGGGGGCAACCCAGCCAATCTCCAGAGACCCCCAGAATGATGCCGCACCGACGGAAACGGAGACCTATACGGAACGAGCAGGGGGAGGTCAGGGATGA